One Paracoccus sp. TOH DNA segment encodes these proteins:
- a CDS encoding type II toxin-antitoxin system ParD family antitoxin: MSRNTSVSLGDHFVSFIDAQVKGGRYGSASDVVRAGLRLLEEHEAKVKALQDALIAGEDSGRAEGFDLDRFIARKMAGRNA, encoded by the coding sequence ATGTCCCGCAACACATCGGTTTCGCTCGGCGATCACTTCGTCAGCTTCATCGACGCGCAGGTGAAGGGCGGCCGTTATGGCTCGGCCAGCGACGTGGTGCGGGCGGGGCTGCGGCTTCTGGAGGAGCACGAGGCCAAGGTAAAGGCCCTTCAGGACGCCCTGATCGCCGGAGAGGACTCCGGCCGGGCGGAAGGCTTCGACCTCGACCGGTTCATTGCCCGCAAGATGGCCGGTCGCAACGCATGA
- a CDS encoding ATP-binding protein: MLIERRITATVKSLLDDSPAVALLGPRQVGKTTLAQELGEERPSLYLDLESSADRARLSDPELYLSAHEDKLVILDEVQRVPDLFQNLRGLIDRGRRKGLRAGRFLLLGSASIDLLRQSGETLAGRIAYAELAPLDALEVPAADLDRLWLRGGFPDSFLARDDQVSLRWRRDFIRTYLERDIPALGPRIAAETLRRFWTMLAHRQSGLSNAAELARALGVDAKTVASYLDLLVDLMLVRRLEPWHANIGKRLVKSPRIYVRDTGILHALLGLTTLDDVLGHPIAGASWEGLIIETAHALMPEGTQAQFYRSGAGAEVDLVLTLPGGAVWAVEVKRNLAPKVERGFHSACEDLQPARRIVVYPGDEAFPLPNGIEVMPLHQFGQDLLALHP; encoded by the coding sequence ATGTTGATCGAGCGCCGTATCACCGCAACCGTGAAGTCCCTGCTGGACGACAGCCCTGCCGTTGCCCTGCTGGGGCCGCGCCAGGTCGGCAAGACCACTTTGGCGCAGGAGCTGGGGGAAGAGCGGCCGTCGCTCTATCTCGACCTCGAATCCAGCGCCGACCGGGCCAGGCTCTCGGACCCGGAACTCTACCTTTCGGCGCATGAGGACAAGCTGGTCATCCTCGATGAGGTCCAGCGCGTGCCGGACCTGTTCCAGAACCTGCGCGGCCTGATCGACCGGGGCCGGCGCAAGGGGCTGCGGGCGGGGCGGTTCCTGCTGCTCGGCTCGGCTTCCATAGACCTGCTGCGGCAATCCGGCGAGACGCTGGCGGGCCGGATCGCCTATGCCGAACTCGCCCCCCTCGATGCGCTGGAGGTTCCCGCTGCCGATCTGGACCGGCTCTGGCTGCGCGGCGGCTTTCCCGACAGCTTCCTCGCCCGCGACGATCAGGTCAGCCTGCGCTGGCGGCGCGACTTCATCCGCACCTATCTGGAGCGCGACATTCCCGCGCTCGGCCCCCGCATCGCGGCCGAGACGCTGCGCCGCTTCTGGACCATGCTGGCGCATCGGCAATCCGGCCTGTCGAACGCCGCCGAGTTGGCCCGCGCGCTCGGGGTCGATGCCAAGACCGTCGCTTCCTATCTCGACCTGCTGGTCGATCTGATGCTGGTGCGCCGCCTGGAGCCCTGGCACGCGAATATCGGCAAGCGGCTGGTCAAGTCGCCCCGCATCTATGTGCGCGACACCGGCATCCTGCACGCCCTTCTGGGGCTGACGACGCTGGACGACGTTCTCGGCCACCCCATCGCGGGCGCCAGTTGGGAAGGTCTGATCATCGAGACCGCCCATGCCCTGATGCCAGAAGGGACGCAGGCCCAGTTCTACCGCAGCGGTGCGGGCGCCGAGGTTGATCTGGTGCTGACCCTGCCGGGCGGCGCGGTCTGGGCCGTCGAGGTCAAGCGCAACCTGGCGCCCAAGGTCGAGCGCGGCTTTCACTCGGCCTGCGAAGACCTGCAACCGGCGCGGCGGATCGTGGTCTATCCGGGGGATGAGGCTTTCCCGCTGCCGAACGGCATCGAGGTCATGCCGCTGCACCAGTTCGGGCAGGATCTGCTGGCGCTTCATCCGTAA
- a CDS encoding zinc ribbon domain-containing protein — MTEIHAEASTCPACGAIRGVWGRSVESWRQASTFMLGVAAFFVLAGIVFGTWVASVDDQTTAFDGLIAFLFLSPFMLFAGGVGLFLRYVIPRMQEGWYR, encoded by the coding sequence ATGACCGAGATTCACGCCGAAGCCTCCACCTGCCCCGCCTGCGGGGCGATCCGCGGTGTGTGGGGCCGCTCGGTCGAAAGCTGGCGCCAGGCATCGACCTTCATGCTCGGCGTGGCCGCATTCTTCGTCTTGGCCGGCATAGTCTTTGGTACCTGGGTTGCATCGGTCGATGACCAAACGACGGCATTCGACGGCCTGATCGCCTTCCTCTTCCTGTCGCCCTTCATGCTGTTCGCCGGCGGCGTCGGCCTGTTCCTGCGCTACGTGATCCCCCGCATGCAGGAGGGCTGGTATCGATGA
- a CDS encoding helix-turn-helix transcriptional regulator: MERKFTVEDFGRRVRELRKAQGHSQEGFALTVELDRTYIGGIERGERNPGLKTILRIADALGVPAAELFREKRGLP, from the coding sequence ATGGAGCGCAAGTTTACGGTCGAGGACTTCGGGAGGCGGGTACGGGAGCTGCGCAAGGCGCAGGGCCACTCGCAAGAAGGCTTTGCGCTGACCGTGGAGCTTGACCGAACGTACATCGGAGGCATTGAACGCGGAGAACGCAATCCGGGCCTCAAGACCATCCTCAGGATCGCCGACGCGCTCGGGGTGCCAGCCGCAGAACTGTTCCGGGAGAAACGAGGACTCCCCTGA
- a CDS encoding type I restriction endonuclease subunit R — protein sequence MTKETEIEQEFIRKLAELKYSHRDDIRDQEGLERNFREKFESLNRVRLTDSEFERLLEEIVTPDVFATAERLRHWNTFEREDGTPLHYQLVNLKDWCKNSFEVVGQLRMNTRSSHHRYDVILLLNGLPLVQIELKSLQVSPRKAMQQIVDYRNDPGNGYGNSLLCFMQLFIISNRSQTWYFANNNNEHFSFNVEERFLPIYRWATRDNKKVEHLSEFADQFLAKCTLAEMINRYMVLIQNERKLMMMRPYQVYAVKAIIDCIDENRGNGYIWHTTGSGKTLTSFKASTLLKDNSDIEKCLFVVDRKDLDKQTRDEFNRFQPGCVEENTNTETLVQRLLSDDYRNKVIVTTIQKLGLALDGTNKRQYRERLEPLRDKRIVFIFDECHRSQFGENHKAIREFFPNAQLFGFTGTPIFEQNATAVRIEDQEARLMTTKEVFEKELHAYTITHAIDDGNVLRFHVDYFKPDGAPIKPGETLARRAVVDAILAKHDLATNQRKFNALFATASIDDAIDYFRLFREAQAERAVQDEDFMPLNIACVFSPPAEGDRDVAQLQEDLPQELEDNKKEPGRKKAALAEIVADYNARYGTNHDLANFDSYYQDVQQRIKGQKYPNRDLPHAKKIDITIVVDMLLTGFDSAYLNTLYVDKNLKYHGLIQAFSRTNRMLNDSKPYGNVLDFRAQRDAVDEAIALFSGEAPDRAKEVWLVDPAPKVIGKLEDATRKLKDFMAAHGLQPRPEEVSNLKGDEARAGFIERFKEIKRLTTQLDQYTDQTPEQKAQIESLIPRDDLRAFSAQYLETARRLQQESRTRDDPENPAEQIDFEFVLFDSALIDYDYIMCLIVRFSQAVPKRQRMTREELMRLLASSARLMEERDDLEAYVATLKEGEGLSEEEVRKGYERFKAGRQAAELASIAGKHDLSAEALQRFVDLTLDRYIFDPDTLTDLFRPRGLGWKARARAELALMDDVIPLLRRKAEGREISGLEVYEEY from the coding sequence ATGACTAAAGAAACAGAGATCGAGCAGGAGTTCATTAGAAAGCTCGCAGAGCTTAAGTATTCGCATCGCGATGACATTCGTGATCAAGAGGGGCTTGAGCGAAACTTCCGCGAAAAATTCGAATCCCTGAACCGGGTCAGGTTGACCGACAGCGAGTTTGAGCGGCTGCTCGAAGAAATCGTGACGCCAGACGTGTTCGCCACTGCGGAGCGGTTGCGGCACTGGAATACTTTCGAGCGCGAAGATGGCACGCCACTGCATTACCAACTCGTAAACCTGAAGGACTGGTGCAAGAACAGCTTTGAGGTCGTTGGTCAACTGCGGATGAACACGCGGAGCAGCCATCACCGGTACGATGTGATCCTGCTCCTCAATGGCTTGCCGCTAGTGCAGATCGAACTAAAATCGCTGCAGGTCTCGCCGCGCAAGGCGATGCAGCAGATTGTCGATTATCGCAACGATCCGGGTAATGGCTACGGGAACAGCCTGCTGTGTTTCATGCAGCTATTCATCATCAGCAATCGCAGCCAGACCTGGTATTTTGCCAACAACAACAACGAGCATTTCTCCTTCAATGTCGAGGAGCGGTTCCTACCGATCTATCGCTGGGCCACTCGCGACAACAAGAAGGTTGAGCATCTATCGGAATTTGCTGACCAGTTCTTGGCTAAGTGCACCTTGGCCGAGATGATCAATCGCTACATGGTGCTCATTCAGAACGAGCGAAAGCTCATGATGATGCGCCCCTATCAGGTCTATGCGGTCAAGGCGATCATCGACTGTATCGACGAGAACCGAGGAAATGGCTACATCTGGCACACCACCGGCTCGGGGAAGACGCTGACCTCGTTCAAGGCATCGACTCTGCTCAAGGACAATTCTGACATCGAGAAATGCCTCTTCGTGGTCGACCGGAAGGATCTCGACAAACAGACGCGCGACGAGTTCAACCGCTTCCAGCCCGGTTGCGTCGAGGAGAACACAAACACCGAAACTCTGGTGCAGCGGCTACTGTCCGACGACTATAGGAACAAGGTGATCGTCACCACGATCCAGAAGCTGGGTCTCGCGCTGGACGGAACGAATAAGCGGCAATATCGTGAGCGCCTTGAGCCGTTGCGTGACAAGCGCATCGTTTTCATCTTCGATGAATGCCACCGCTCCCAGTTCGGCGAAAACCACAAGGCGATCCGTGAATTCTTCCCGAACGCTCAGCTCTTCGGCTTCACCGGCACGCCGATCTTCGAGCAGAATGCCACCGCCGTCCGGATCGAGGATCAGGAAGCGCGTCTGATGACGACAAAGGAGGTCTTTGAAAAGGAGCTCCACGCCTACACCATCACCCACGCCATCGACGACGGCAACGTGCTGCGCTTCCATGTGGACTACTTCAAGCCCGACGGCGCTCCCATCAAACCCGGCGAGACGCTGGCAAGGCGTGCCGTGGTCGATGCGATCCTGGCCAAGCACGACTTGGCCACCAACCAGCGCAAGTTCAACGCGCTCTTCGCGACGGCCTCGATTGACGACGCCATTGACTACTTTCGCCTCTTTCGGGAGGCTCAGGCCGAGCGCGCCGTGCAGGATGAGGACTTCATGCCGCTCAATATTGCCTGCGTCTTCTCGCCGCCGGCAGAAGGCGACCGCGACGTTGCCCAACTGCAGGAGGACCTGCCTCAGGAGCTGGAGGATAACAAGAAGGAGCCCGGTCGCAAGAAAGCGGCGCTGGCAGAGATCGTCGCCGACTATAACGCCCGCTATGGCACCAATCACGATCTGGCGAATTTCGACAGCTATTATCAGGATGTGCAGCAGCGAATCAAAGGCCAGAAATATCCCAACAGAGACCTGCCGCACGCGAAGAAAATCGACATCACCATCGTGGTGGACATGCTGCTGACGGGCTTCGATTCGGCCTATCTCAACACGCTCTATGTTGACAAAAACCTGAAATATCACGGCCTCATCCAGGCCTTTTCGCGCACCAACCGGATGCTGAACGATTCCAAGCCTTACGGCAATGTGCTTGACTTCCGCGCTCAGCGTGATGCGGTGGACGAGGCCATTGCGCTCTTTTCGGGCGAGGCGCCAGACCGGGCCAAGGAAGTCTGGCTGGTCGATCCTGCGCCAAAGGTGATCGGGAAGCTCGAGGATGCCACGCGAAAGCTGAAGGACTTCATGGCTGCGCACGGGCTTCAACCCCGCCCCGAGGAGGTGAGCAACCTCAAAGGCGATGAGGCGCGCGCGGGCTTTATCGAGCGCTTCAAAGAGATCAAGCGGCTCACCACCCAACTTGACCAGTACACCGACCAGACCCCAGAGCAGAAGGCCCAGATCGAATCCTTGATCCCCCGCGACGATCTGCGCGCCTTTTCTGCCCAGTATTTGGAAACGGCCAGGCGCCTGCAGCAGGAAAGCCGCACGCGGGATGACCCCGAAAATCCTGCCGAACAAATCGATTTTGAGTTCGTGCTCTTTGACAGTGCGCTGATCGATTACGACTACATCATGTGTCTCATCGTCCGTTTCAGCCAGGCCGTGCCGAAGCGGCAGAGGATGACTCGCGAAGAACTCATGCGCCTGCTCGCCTCTTCCGCCCGCCTGATGGAGGAACGAGACGACCTCGAGGCCTATGTCGCCACGCTGAAGGAGGGCGAGGGGCTGAGCGAGGAGGAAGTCCGCAAGGGCTACGAACGCTTCAAGGCCGGGCGTCAGGCGGCCGAGCTTGCCAGCATCGCCGGGAAGCACGACCTGTCCGCCGAGGCACTGCAGCGCTTCGTCGATCTGACTCTTGATCGCTACATCTTTGATCCCGACACCTTGACCGATCTGTTCCGCCCCCGAGGTCTTGGCTGGAAGGCGCGGGCGCGAGCTGAGCTTGCACTGATGGATGACGTCATCCCCCTTCTGCGCCGCAAGGCCGAAGGGCGCGAGATTTCGGGGCTGGAAGTTTATGAAGAGTACTGA
- a CDS encoding restriction endonuclease subunit S has translation MKSTEAKGPAPRLRFPEFHDAGPWEVKRLGDVYRFKPTNSWPRDRLNYEAGSVRNIHYGDIHKGLNSTFRLGEEAVPFLHDELAVKRAEDAYCEPGDIVFADASEDIVDVGRAIEIIDTDGEKLVAGLHTILARQIERRLISGFGAYLFASSGIRTQIQERAQGAKVLGISKSQLAEVKLAYPKDEREQQKIADCLSSLDELIRAEGERLAALKDYKTALMQRLFPAPGETIPRLRFSEFRDAGAWKAARLGDKGIVQFIRERVGREHIPLGHYVSTVNLLPDFGGLSATPEPPPLASAVAYREGDILVSNIRPYLRKVWIADRIGGASNDVLVARPGDSIVRTFLGHLLMSDRFIAHVMDGAKGVKMPRGDLDHIRDFEIPCPTKLEQQKIAGCLTSLDELIRAQNKKIKALKAHKRGLMQQLFPQEAG, from the coding sequence ATGAAGAGTACTGAAGCCAAAGGCCCTGCCCCCCGCCTGCGCTTCCCCGAATTCCACGATGCCGGGCCGTGGGAGGTGAAGCGGTTGGGGGACGTCTATCGGTTTAAGCCCACCAACTCTTGGCCAAGGGATCGGCTCAACTATGAGGCCGGCAGTGTCAGAAACATCCATTACGGCGATATCCACAAAGGGCTTAACAGCACGTTTCGCCTAGGCGAAGAGGCTGTTCCCTTCCTCCACGACGAACTTGCGGTGAAACGTGCCGAAGATGCCTATTGCGAACCGGGTGATATCGTGTTCGCCGATGCTTCGGAGGACATCGTGGACGTCGGTAGAGCGATTGAAATCATTGATACCGATGGGGAAAAGCTGGTTGCCGGTCTGCACACGATATTGGCTAGACAGATCGAGAGAAGGTTGATCTCAGGGTTTGGGGCTTACCTGTTCGCGTCCAGTGGGATCAGAACCCAGATACAGGAACGCGCCCAGGGTGCAAAAGTTCTCGGCATCTCCAAGTCGCAGCTTGCGGAAGTAAAGCTGGCATACCCGAAGGATGAGCGCGAACAACAAAAGATCGCTGATTGCCTGTCCTCGCTCGACGAACTGATCCGGGCGGAAGGTGAGCGGCTGGCGGCGCTGAAGGATTACAAGACGGCTTTGATGCAGCGCCTTTTCCCCGCCCCCGGCGAGACTATCCCCCGCCTGCGCTTCTCGGAATTCCGCGACGCGGGGGCGTGGAAGGCGGCGCGCTTGGGAGATAAAGGCATAGTGCAGTTTATTCGGGAACGCGTTGGGCGCGAACATATCCCCTTGGGTCATTACGTCAGCACCGTGAACCTGCTCCCCGATTTTGGGGGGTTGTCGGCAACTCCCGAGCCCCCCCCTTTGGCAAGCGCCGTTGCATACCGTGAAGGCGATATCCTGGTGTCGAACATTCGCCCTTATTTGCGAAAGGTCTGGATCGCTGACCGGATAGGCGGAGCATCAAATGATGTTTTGGTCGCACGTCCCGGGGACAGTATCGTCCGAACATTTCTGGGTCATCTGTTGATGTCGGATCGCTTCATTGCTCACGTCATGGACGGTGCGAAGGGCGTAAAGATGCCCCGCGGAGACCTTGATCATATTCGGGACTTCGAGATCCCTTGTCCTACTAAGTTGGAGCAACAGAAGATTGCCGGTTGCCTCACCTCGCTCGACGAGCTAATCCGCGCGCAGAACAAGAAGATCAAGGCGCTGAAAGCCCACAAGCGCGGCCTGATGCAGCAGCTTTTCCCGCAGGAGGCAGGTTGA
- a CDS encoding anticodon nuclease — protein MADAQSFDTIEALAAHLRQEIEGKNKKCTLVFAHNGTGKTRLSMAFKELGKARDEAGVVTARDTLYFNAFTEDLFSWDNDLQNDHDRVLRMNTASAFFVGLAELEMENRIRPVLRRYCTFDFQIDYDEGTVLFWRETARDAAGEDVPLPIKISRGEENIFIWCFFLAVAQLAIDGQEPYDWVKYLYIDDPISSLDENNAIAVAAHLARMLKAQDRLKAVVSSHHTLFFNVLCNELSNPWQFFLSRDGNGWQLRNTGQTPRFYHVAMMKELTEAALSGRLYTYHFTVLRSIMEKTATFHGFSHFGDVMKRDPDDEDGTLHFRYIQLFSHGSYHLFEPTEMMPENKDIFRKVLDNFMRDYRFNPELFPEAEAAEAPV, from the coding sequence ATGGCGGATGCGCAGTCCTTCGACACAATCGAGGCGCTTGCTGCCCACCTGCGGCAAGAAATCGAGGGGAAGAACAAGAAATGCACCCTTGTTTTTGCCCATAACGGCACCGGCAAAACGCGGCTGTCGATGGCGTTCAAGGAGCTCGGTAAGGCACGCGACGAAGCCGGCGTGGTCACGGCCCGCGATACGCTCTATTTCAACGCCTTTACCGAGGATCTCTTCAGCTGGGATAACGACCTGCAAAACGACCACGACCGCGTGTTGCGGATGAATACAGCATCCGCCTTCTTCGTCGGCCTTGCCGAGCTGGAGATGGAGAACCGCATCCGCCCCGTCCTGCGCCGCTACTGCACCTTCGATTTCCAGATCGACTATGATGAGGGTACAGTCTTGTTCTGGCGCGAGACCGCGAGGGATGCGGCCGGCGAGGACGTGCCCCTGCCTATCAAGATCTCGCGCGGCGAAGAAAACATCTTCATCTGGTGCTTCTTTCTAGCGGTAGCGCAGCTCGCCATCGACGGTCAGGAACCCTATGACTGGGTGAAATACCTCTACATCGACGATCCGATTTCCTCGCTCGACGAAAACAACGCCATCGCCGTCGCCGCTCATCTAGCGCGGATGCTGAAAGCGCAGGATCGGCTCAAAGCGGTTGTCTCCTCTCATCACACGCTGTTCTTCAACGTTCTGTGCAATGAGCTGAGCAATCCGTGGCAGTTCTTCCTGAGCCGCGACGGGAACGGTTGGCAGTTGCGCAACACGGGTCAGACGCCGCGCTTCTACCACGTCGCGATGATGAAGGAACTCACTGAGGCCGCGCTCTCCGGCAGGCTCTACACCTATCACTTTACCGTCCTGCGCAGCATCATGGAGAAAACGGCCACTTTTCACGGGTTCAGCCATTTCGGCGACGTGATGAAGCGCGACCCGGATGATGAGGACGGCACGTTGCACTTCCGCTATATCCAACTTTTTAGTCATGGCAGTTATCACTTATTCGAGCCGACCGAAATGATGCCAGAGAACAAGGACATTTTCCGCAAGGTACTGGACAACTTCATGAGAGATTACCGGTTCAACCCCGAGCTATTCCCCGAGGCTGAGGCAGCGGAGGCGCCCGTATGA
- a CDS encoding type I restriction-modification system subunit M, whose protein sequence is MTEQDQIRLGRTLWAIADELRGAMNADDFRDYMLSFLFLRYLSDSYEEAAKAELGADWPDLPPDVLRKSGASSQLQVWYEENPGDTEEFEEVMRRKVHYVIEPPYLWSSIAEMARTHSDGLLRTLQRGFKFIENESFSSSFQGLFSEINLDSEKLGKDYKQRNARLCTIIQKIAERLAGFPSERDLLGDAYEYLIGQFAAGSGKKAGEFYTPQQISSILSGIVTLDGQDPVSGKREKLKRVYDFACGSGSLLLNVRRHMDKHGIGKIYGQEKNITTYNLARMNMLLHGVRDTEFEIHHGDSLENDWDILREPNPAKKIEFDAVVANPPFSYRWNPTEEMAKDFRFRDYGLAPKSAADFAFLLHGFHFLAKDGTMAIILPHGVLFRGGAEKTIRSKLLKDGNIDTVIGLPAKLFYSTGIPVCILVLKKCKRTDDVLFINAAEHYHPGKRQNVLLPEHINKIVETYKHRKVENRYSRVVTLEEIEKEHDFNLNISRYVSTAEIAQDVDLAAVHHQLNNLNERIQSAANKHNRYLYELGLPPLRFGDDVKSD, encoded by the coding sequence ATGACCGAGCAAGACCAGATCAGACTGGGCAGGACGCTCTGGGCCATCGCCGACGAGCTGCGCGGGGCGATGAACGCAGATGACTTCCGCGACTATATGCTATCGTTTCTGTTCCTGCGCTATCTTTCCGACAGTTACGAGGAGGCCGCGAAAGCTGAGCTCGGGGCCGACTGGCCGGATCTACCGCCCGACGTCTTGCGGAAAAGCGGTGCCTCAAGCCAACTTCAGGTCTGGTATGAAGAAAACCCCGGTGACACGGAAGAATTTGAAGAGGTGATGCGCCGCAAGGTGCATTATGTTATCGAACCGCCCTATCTCTGGAGTTCCATCGCCGAGATGGCGCGCACCCACAGCGACGGGCTCTTGCGCACGCTCCAGCGCGGCTTCAAGTTCATCGAGAACGAATCTTTCTCCAGCAGCTTCCAGGGCCTTTTCTCCGAGATCAACCTGGACTCCGAAAAGCTGGGCAAGGACTATAAGCAGCGCAATGCCCGGCTCTGCACGATCATCCAGAAGATCGCTGAGCGGTTGGCGGGCTTCCCTAGCGAGCGTGATCTTCTGGGAGATGCCTATGAATATCTGATCGGTCAGTTCGCCGCCGGCTCGGGCAAGAAGGCAGGCGAGTTCTATACTCCGCAACAGATTTCCAGCATCCTGTCGGGCATTGTCACGCTCGACGGCCAAGACCCGGTCTCGGGCAAGCGTGAGAAGCTGAAACGGGTCTATGATTTCGCCTGCGGCTCGGGCTCGCTGCTCTTGAACGTGCGTCGCCACATGGACAAGCATGGTATCGGCAAAATCTACGGGCAGGAAAAGAATATCACCACCTACAACCTCGCTCGGATGAATATGCTGCTGCACGGTGTGCGAGACACAGAGTTCGAAATCCATCACGGCGACAGCCTAGAAAACGATTGGGACATCCTGCGCGAGCCGAATCCGGCGAAGAAGATCGAGTTCGACGCTGTGGTCGCCAACCCGCCCTTTAGTTACCGCTGGAATCCGACCGAGGAGATGGCTAAGGATTTTCGCTTCAGAGACTATGGGCTTGCGCCCAAGTCGGCGGCAGATTTCGCCTTTCTGCTGCACGGGTTCCATTTCTTGGCGAAAGACGGAACCATGGCGATCATCCTGCCGCACGGCGTTCTGTTCCGGGGCGGGGCCGAGAAGACGATCCGCAGCAAACTTCTGAAGGACGGCAATATCGATACGGTAATCGGCCTGCCGGCTAAGCTGTTCTATTCGACCGGCATTCCGGTGTGCATTCTGGTGCTGAAGAAGTGCAAGCGAACCGATGACGTGCTGTTCATCAACGCGGCTGAGCACTATCATCCGGGCAAGAGACAAAACGTGCTCCTGCCCGAGCACATCAACAAGATCGTGGAGACCTACAAGCACCGCAAAGTAGAGAACCGTTATTCGCGGGTGGTCACCCTGGAGGAGATCGAGAAAGAACACGACTTCAATCTCAACATTTCCCGCTATGTAAGCACTGCTGAAATTGCGCAGGACGTCGATCTAGCAGCCGTGCATCACCAGCTAAATAATCTGAACGAACGGATCCAGTCGGCGGCCAATAAGCATAATCGGTATCTTTATGAGCTCGGTCTGCCTCCTTTGCGTTTCGGTGATGACGTCAAATCTGATTGA
- a CDS encoding helix-turn-helix transcriptional regulator, which yields MAKELGVSVAAYRNYEWGNREAPISVLAKAAEMAGTTIDNLALGEVGHSTEAIAKQLSRILPLLPQAQRDDCSRHIGAIAFLLKQTLSKPEFSDRDIEEYMASREKTADER from the coding sequence ATGGCTAAGGAATTGGGCGTCTCCGTCGCCGCCTACCGAAACTACGAATGGGGCAATCGTGAGGCTCCCATCTCAGTGCTAGCCAAAGCTGCGGAGATGGCGGGCACCACAATCGATAACTTGGCTCTAGGGGAGGTTGGGCACTCAACTGAAGCAATAGCAAAACAACTGTCACGTATTCTTCCGCTCTTGCCCCAAGCCCAGCGAGATGACTGCTCACGGCATATAGGAGCGATTGCTTTCTTGCTTAAGCAAACGCTGTCGAAGCCTGAATTCAGCGACCGCGACATCGAAGAGTACATGGCATCCCGGGAGAAAACAGCCGATGAAAGATAA
- a CDS encoding tyrosine-type recombinase/integrase, translated as MSGGLLTFDRQKTGVTCNVPLTKELRSVIARTPDIAPTFILNKYGKPYTPESLGNLFRDAAAAAGMKARLHGLRKAFCVYWAEQGKSTHQIAAMAGHLTLGEVERYTRAVDRQQIVRLIVEGA; from the coding sequence ATGAGCGGTGGGCTGCTAACGTTCGATCGACAGAAAACAGGGGTCACATGCAATGTTCCGCTGACCAAGGAGCTGCGCTCTGTAATTGCTCGGACTCCTGACATCGCACCGACCTTCATCCTGAACAAATATGGAAAGCCTTATACTCCTGAAAGCCTAGGTAACCTTTTTCGTGATGCCGCCGCCGCTGCCGGCATGAAGGCAAGGTTGCATGGGTTGCGCAAGGCATTCTGCGTCTACTGGGCGGAGCAGGGGAAATCCACACATCAGATCGCGGCGATGGCGGGCCATCTAACCCTTGGGGAGGTAGAGCGCTATACGCGGGCTGTCGACCGTCAGCAGATTGTTCGGCTTATCGTTGAGGGCGCGTAA